One Ornithorhynchus anatinus isolate Pmale09 chromosome 2, mOrnAna1.pri.v4, whole genome shotgun sequence DNA segment encodes these proteins:
- the YWHAH gene encoding 14-3-3 protein eta, which translates to MGDREQLLQRARLAEQAERYDDMASAMKAVTELNEPLSNEDRNLLSVAYKNVVGARRSSWRVISSIEQKTMADGNEKKLEKVKAYREKIEKELETVCNDVLALLDKFLIKNCNDFQYESKVFYLKMKGDYYRYLAEVAAGEKKNSVVEASEAAYKEAFEISKEHMQPTHPIRLGLALNFSVFYYEIQNAPEQACLLAKQAFDDAIAELDTLNEDSYKDSTLIMQLLRDNLTLWTSDQQDEEAGEGNN; encoded by the exons ATGGGGGACCGGGAGCAGCTGCTGCAGCGAGCCCGGCTGGCCGAGCAGGCGGAGCGATACGACGACATGGCCTCCGCCATGAAGGCG GTGACCGAACTGAATGAGCCCCTCTCAAATGAAGATCGAAACCTGCTCTCTGTTGCTTACAAGAATGTGGTTGGTGCTAGGCGATCTTCTTGGAGAGTCATCAGTAGTATTGAGCAGAAAACCATGGCTGATGGCAATGAGAAGAAGCTGGAAAAGGTCAAGGCCTATAGGGAGAAGATAGAAAAGGAGCTGGAGACAGTCTGCAACGACGTCCTGGCTCTGCTGGATAAATTCCTAATCAAGAATTGCAATGACTTCCAGTATGAGAGCAAGGTCTTCTACCTGAAAATGAAAGGCGATTACTACCGTTACCTGGCAGAAGTTGCTGCAGGTGAGAAGAAGAACAGTGTCGTGGAAGCTTCCGAGGCCGCCTACAAAGAGGCCTTTGAAATCAGCAAAGAGCACATGCAGCCGACTCACCCAATTAGGCTGGGCTTGGCGCTCAATTTCTCCGTGTTCTACTACGAAATCCAGAATGCCCCCGAGCAGGCCTGCCTTTTAGCCAAACAAGCCTTCGATGACGCCATAGCAGAGCTGGACACACTAAATGAGGATTCCTATAAGGACTCCACTCTTATCATGCAGTTACTGCGAGACAACCTCACTCTCTGGACAAGCGACCAGCAGGAtgaggaagcaggagagggcaACAACTGA